The Altererythrobacter sp. ZODW24 genome window below encodes:
- a CDS encoding TlpA family protein disulfide reductase, whose translation MSLRFSLSLTLGVLTLSLAACDRDTPEDAQPDTAQEKGSGLTGKLDRDQAGTLVPDISVAHPDGSAINVAALQGTPVLVNLWATWCAPCIEEMPMLDELAADYGDSLRVLTISQDLQGAEKVPEFFAKNEYENLEPWLDPDNAMSFHYGASTTLPMTVLYDAQGMEVWRVTGGYDWSSPEARGLVDEGIEAE comes from the coding sequence TTGTCTTTACGGTTTTCTTTATCGCTCACGCTTGGCGTCCTGACGCTATCTCTCGCCGCATGCGATAGGGACACGCCGGAAGACGCGCAACCGGATACCGCGCAGGAAAAGGGTTCCGGTCTGACAGGAAAACTTGATCGCGATCAGGCAGGCACCTTGGTTCCTGACATCAGCGTGGCCCATCCAGACGGAAGCGCCATCAACGTGGCGGCGCTGCAAGGCACCCCGGTGTTGGTCAATTTATGGGCGACATGGTGCGCGCCCTGCATCGAAGAAATGCCTATGCTGGATGAATTGGCTGCGGATTATGGCGACAGTTTGCGCGTACTGACGATCAGCCAAGACTTGCAAGGCGCCGAGAAAGTGCCCGAGTTCTTTGCCAAGAATGAGTACGAGAACCTTGAACCGTGGCTAGACCCCGACAATGCGATGAGCTTCCACTATGGCGCGAGCACGACCCTGCCGATGACCGTGCTGTACGATGCACAGGGTATGGAAGTGTGGCGTGTAACTGGCGGCTACGACTGGAGCAGCCCCGAGGCGCGCGGATTGGTCGATGAGGGAATTGAGGCGGAATA